DNA sequence from the Coturnix japonica isolate 7356 chromosome 3, Coturnix japonica 2.1, whole genome shotgun sequence genome:
CTTCTGTCTCAATCCAGCCTGATAGCAGGAAGAAACCTGTTCAAGGTTCATTGCTAGGGCTGGTCCAGGAGAGCAGCTGCCTTGTGCTCGAGTTATCTAGTTATAATTGCCAAACATTCTTTCTCCAAACTGAGGCTCTATTTACTTCCCAACTCAAGGCTTCCCATGGACGGAGCCACAGGGTGGCACCAGCCCATACAGCATAAAAGGCTACAGATAGGAACAACTACTCTTATGTACTACTCTACTCGCTTTTCTACAAGGCTTTTCTACAAGAGTGAGTATAATGGTTGGGGGAGGATAGAGAGCCCTGCTGTGTGAGCCTGTAACAGTTGGGATATCTTGGGCATGTGgccacagggctgctgctgcatgtgAGGATGCTCCAGATgcagagagcaggcagagaTGCAGCATTTCACCCAGCAGccttttcctgctctctctcAAAGCACAGACGATACCCTGCTCTAACTGCACTGCCCAGATCCTCTTAGCAGAAGGAGACAAGTTAGGACGCAGCTCTGCGCCATCAGAGCTGCCTGAGCTCTCAGCGAGCTCTTAGCTGTTGGCTTCGGCGCTAATCGTGGTGATCCCCACCTTATCCTCATGCCAGCACGACTGGAGCTGTGTTCAAGGCAATAAGCTGCTCTCGGTGCTGCAGCCACCTGATTTAACCAGGGAGGTGCTGAGGCCAGGAATTAGGGAGATGCCTTGGTGAGGCCCAGCACAGCATTCTATCTATGGTCACCCATGtttatggaatcatagaatcacagaaccgtatgggttggaaaggactccTGGAGATCACCAAGTTCAACCCTTTGCACAGCTGGTGCTCTATTATTAATGAGCACATCTGGGGTTGCTGTGGCTCATCAGCCTGAGCAAGACTTATGTCGACTGCAGGAGATGAGCGTATCCACATGGGGCCGCCAGACTGCACCAAAGAAGAGCTGGATGCTGAGGTTTGaatctctgctctgcagttcttCCATCAGGAAGGCTGATAGATCTGGAGCTACATGGGGAGAGATGGGCTGGTGGCAGCTCTGGCTGGGGCCAAGGGATGTTGCTCCCCCAACAGTGGCTGGATCCCACCTGTGTACAGTATGGGATAAAGCCTTGAATGAGCCCAAGAGCCCTGTGTCCTCTCCCCATGCCCTGAGCCCTGCTCTTTCCATCCAGACTAACACCCAGGTGTATTAAAACGACACCTTGCCCTTTTGTCAGCCATCCCCACAGCTTCCACTAAGAGGATTGTTGCGGTAGGTGTAACATACTTAAGGGATCGTTAAGAACAATAGCACTTCAGCAGCGCtctgcagacaggcagcacAGGCTGTGAGGCTTGGGGAATCCAGTTTGGCCACCCGTGGTACTGGAACCAGTCATATGGGTGCGTCTACCTCCTTTGGACTCTCTGATGTGGGTCTAGAACAGGGGGTCCAAGTTCTGGTGAGACCTGAGGACTGATAATCACGGTCTGCTTTATTGCTGGCGCAATACACCATACATGGCTCCCTACACCACAGCTGAGAACTCAGACTCAAGCAACAGAGGGGCGGACAGCAGCTGATCCCTTCCCACAGCGCCATCAGACGCTGATCTCTCTGCTGTCCTCGGCTGTCTCCACTTTCTTTCGGTTCTTCACTCTGCTCTTCATCCTCCGCCACCACAGGAGGCATAGCTCTGGGATGCCGTGCCCTAACCCCCTGTACTCCACCTGGGGCATAGGCTCcatccctgctctctgcagccgTTCCAGGGCATCTGGGGGGATTGGCTGTGCCCACGGGGGCAGGGGCCACACGGGGGTTGTGGTAGGAAGGGACCCCCCTTCTTGCATCTCCAAGTCTTTGGGCCTTCTAGACAGGGGCTCTCCGCACTCTTCGCAGTCTTCCTCGCTGCCACATTTGGGCAGCAACACGTTTTCCACCCATACATGCACTATAGTCTCACCCACGGACAACTCAAAGAGCAACCCAACCTTCAGCTTAACCTTTTCATCCCACAACATCATATCCACGGAGCAGAGCGAGGCAGTCAGCGTGGCCATGGCTGTGTtggctgaggagctgctgtggtgtGGGCAGCTGTCATCCAGGCACCGACAGCACTGCATGCAGACGGGGTATTCACTCCAGTAGCCCCCACGGACCCTTTGAGCATCGTTGTCATTGTTTTTTCCCACTttggccagcaggctgaggcaGATTTCCGTGGTATCCAAGGACTCCATCAGGGATTTGGAGAGATCCTCCATGCTGATATTGGAGGGTAAGTTCCTGTTGAGCTCTGAGCTGGCAGGTGGACTTGAagttctttcttgtctttccatTGGCAAACTTCTTCCAGAGGCTGATTTTTTTTGCGAcctgtttctgtgctgtctttTCCGATGTGACCTCAACCAGCTGAATATGGAACTCTTGCGACGGTGGTTTCTGCTGTTGGATGGAGAAGGCATGGAACCATCACTCACGTCTTCTGACGGAAtgccctggcagtgctgggatgctgtGGCCCCCAAGGGCTCTTGGGGACATGGGGAGAGTCCATCCCTGTGGCATGAGGTGTGCAATGTGGGGCCAGGCCCCTTCCTGCCACTCTGCTCCGTCCTCCTGTCCATCTTCTTGCTCTTTGTTGCTGACATGccctgaaacagaaagcaaacttgGCTTTGTGGGGAGTGCCAGCCTTTGTGGTCATTGCTTGGGAAGCAAGGACCTGGGAAGGGGAATGGAGTCACAGGGATAGGAATGTCTTCAGCTTCAGCCTGGTGCAGAGCTGAACCCTCCACCTCACTCCATTTCATTCTGTTCTACTTAATTTTAGTccattcctcttcctctttccaccccatccccatcccatcccatccccatccccatccccatccccatcccatcccatcccatccccatccccatccccatccccatcccatcccatcccatcccatcccatcccatcccatcccatcccatcccatcccatcccccttTATCAGTCTGTGTCCAGGCAGCATTTGGATGACACCAGCTGGCTCCTGCCTTGTCGTTGGTGTGGTGCCTCCTGGCCATGAGGCCAATTGATGTGATGAGCAGCCTGTTCCtacccacctcctcctcccagctgctcttCTGATAGAGGGCCACCACATGGAGCCACTCAAAACAGGGCCGTGTCTGTGACGTGATGGTGACATCCCTCAGACACACAATGGCTGCTGTGGCCCCAGTCAGGGCATCCAGtcaccccccctccccagcaggGGAAACTCAGGGGCAGCCACTGCCCATCTTTACCTGACCTGATCCCTGGTGCATGCAAAGGAGAGGGTGCCTCGTATATGGGCCCTGTGCAGTCTGATCTGCTGGGGGGCTCCCCACTTGCTCCCAGTGCTCCTCCATGCTCTGCACCCATAgtcctggcagtgctgccctgtgTCACGCTGCTCCAGGCCCTTGTCCTCTTGGTGGCCCTCTTCCTCTTCAGCACCGTGCGCTGGTGACATGTTGGATATGTGTGTATCCATGTAGATGCAAGAAATCAGTGATAAATCTATTTGCTGCTATACTGGCAGGGAGCTCATGTTCCTTGGGAGAGGTGATGTCGGTCCTAGCTTCAATGAGGAGGACATGGGGAGCTGTGGGCCAGTCCAACCACTGACACCTCACTGCAGGACATGGGGACGTGCTGGTGGCCCTGGCAGCAGCCCCCCATTCccaaccttctcttctctccatGGCAACAGCAGAGACAAATACCATGGCAACCCCACGGCAACAGTGCAGGCGATGCCACTGGTTCCTACAACCCAGAGGCAAGAGGATGGCGGGGCATCCTGGAACAGTCTTAGAactgggttgggttggaagggatcccagTGACCATGTAGGaccaaccccctgccatgggctggatgtccaccagctcctccaccagcagcacaaTGGGACACTGTGTCCTACCTGACACCCAGGGAACCCCTTTCCATCAGCAGGTGGTGGGAACCAGCTGTAACCAAAGGCCATCCTCCAAAGTGGATTTGAGGTTGCTCCAAACCCCTGCAGGGTCTCAGCTCAACTGGGCAGGGTGGGCCCATAGTAGCTGTCCCAAGGTGCAAAGAGGAGGTGAGCTGGGCTGGGTGAAGGATGAGAGCCCAGGGTTTGTAGGCATGGGCTGAACGGGGTCAGTGAGCAGAAGTAAAGCCAGTGGTTACTTTGtgggggatggatggatgagcATCCCTGGGGGCAATAATGAACCATGGAGATGCGGCACTGATGTATGTGGTCAGTGGGTATGGGGGGGTGGGCATGGTGGGTGATCTATGAGGAGTTTTCCAACATTAATCACAGCCATGCAATCATAgaactgagttggaagggaccttaaaggccaCCTGGCTGCAATGAGCCGAGacagccacagctccatcagtgctcggagccccatccagcctgaccttgtcTGTCTGCAGGGACATCCAGCACCTCTCAGGGCAACCACTGCTCATAGCGACAGTCTTTCAAAGCCCATCTCAGTCCTCGGTCCTTGAACTTGCTCTTAAGCACCCGACAGGTACCGGCTCCTCCAGCTGAGGTCGGTCAGCCTGCAGATGGCAGCAACCACCTGCAGCAACCCAGCCGGTGGGGACCGCTGCCACCCACCACCCTATAGCTCGGAGGACACCCCCAGCACCGCTCCTGGGAGTCTCCCTGCTCCTTCGGCATCActtctcccttctccatcccaagaccccccaccccacaccgTCCGGACCCTCCAGCCCTCGACCAAAAGTAAGTTGGTGCCTTCTACCCTCCGGCAGCCGCTACTCGAAGCCTTTTCCCGAAGCGCCGCTCGTTCCCTAGTGATGGGAGAGGTGCTATTAATAAATCCCGGCAGCTTTTATCGCTTCTCTCTGTGCCAATGAAGAGGGCGGtttggggaaggggggaggCGGAGTGGGgttgggaatgggggggggggaaacctGTTTCTCTCCGGCGTTTCGTAGCTACGAGCTCGCCCTCGGCGCAGGAGCATGGGATGGCTCAGCAGGCTGTTGAACCAGCTCTCCTGTGAGTCTGGGGATgaaggtggggagggaggaTTGGGGTGGATGTAGGGGGGGAGAagggttgtttggtttttggtttgctGGGTTCATTTTTAATGTGGTTTAAGCCAATTCAGCTCCATGGGGCTGTGATGGTCGGGGCACAGCAGCGGCATCGCAGTGTGTGTCTTAAACTTGAACCTCTTTGGGAGCGCATGGAGAGGGGGAAGGTGCACGTGGAGCTGTGCGGAGTGATGCTCGGAGCTGCtgtccctgttcctgctggtgATGGGGCACCTATTGCCCACCTGCTGCCCCTTTGCTGGGAGATATTGGCCCATGTTGGAGCAGCCCTGTGATATTCAGCATTGGGATTGCTTGGGGTTGGGCTGTCAGTGTGGCTCTGTGTGTATGGGAGTGCCACAGGGGGACAGCGGTGCCCTCAGTGCTCCTGGTCCCTAAGTGGGGGGTTGCCATTCCCTGAAGCCTTCTGTTCCCTTGAGCCCTCCACTTCTTAGGTGTCCTCCAGCACCCGGCTGTGGGGTGCTTGGCTTGGGTCTGGCAGCTGCGTTGTGCctcagtggggtgggggggtcagcaggcagcacttctgtgccccactgtggggctgtgcagccagcTGGGACCCTCCATGCACTGGGTAGGGGACCCCCAAAGGCTTCTGCTTCCAGCTATGGGGGATCCATATAGGAGCAGGGGTAGCATCACCTCTCCCCATGCTAACACCCAGCTTGCCTTCATGTAGGGAAACCactatggggcaggaggtggctgtGGAGGGGGATTCCCAGTACGAACCCATTTGCCCcatggctgctgcctgcagctgtgctgtgcctgcgGTCTGCAGAGCCAAAGGCTGAGGGGAAGGTGCCTGCAGATGGGCTTTGGGGAACTGCCTGTCTGCGGCTTTGCCCTGCTGCTTCCCCCACCGTGCTCAGCTTCCTGCATGGAAACTGGCCCATGTGGCAGTGCCCACcgcccccatagcaccccactGCTGGGACTGTgttgtggggaggggggaagggagagcacCCCACTGCTCCCGCTCCCCTTCTGCTCCTTCAGCCCTCAGTATCCAGCACCCCCAGTGCCGTAttgtggggctgtgtgctgctatGTGACCACAGAGAGCCTCAGGTAATGAGGAGCCCCCAATGCACCCCACAAACAGGGCTGTGTACTGAGGGTGGAGGTGCTGCCAGAGCCCTCCCCGCTGCCCCGGACGTTGGCACAGCAGCTCTTGCACCATCCTCATTCCTTCCTCATCCCCTTGCACAGCGCCGGGCTCCATGGGGGCCGCTTGCCAACTCTTCCCAGGTAGGAGAGGCCCCATAATGCTGGGCCCCATGCCCACATTCCCAACCTGCCCCAACCTGTTACGGGGTCAAGGCAGTGAGCAGGTGAGGGGtcctgctgccttcctcacCTCCCgccctcctcttccttccctgcgTTGTCGTGGCCTCATCCGGAAGCGGGCGGTGGGGAGGAGTGGTTTCAATACCAGTTCCAGCACAGGACACGCTGCTCCAGGTCCAGTGGGGGTGAAGGCAGCGTCAAGGTGAGCAGCGCTGCTCACTTTAGGGAGCACGGTGcaagaaaagaagggggaaacATGGAGTTCAGGGCAGGAAGTGGGAGCGGGATGTTGCGTCGGGGTGAGCTGGGCCGCGGCAGGGCGGGAGGTGCTGTGATGTTTGCCCAAGGGTTgggtgctgtgtgccagcatcGCCGTCATGAGAAGGGGATGGGAGGGCGAGAGGGGCTGATGGAACACTGGGTGCCTGTgggctgctctgggtgctgcttgGTGGAGTTTCTCCATCGCCGTTGGCTTTGGGATGGATCATCCAAGCGGGATGTGTTGCTCCTCCAAAGCTGGCCCCGTGTGGGTGGTGCTGTGGGGAACTGCCTGCATCTCATGGTGGGGATGCTCCTGTTGCTGGGTCCCCAAAGAGTGTCTGAGTGCTGAGCCAGGGCTGGGAGGATGTGTCCAGAGTAGAGGGTGGGATGGAGCACCAGGCATGGGGCTGTGGTGTTATGTGAG
Encoded proteins:
- the LOC107312390 gene encoding uncharacterized protein LOC107312390, translating into MSATKSKKMDRRTEQSGRKGPGPTLHTSCHRDGLSPCPQEPLGATASQHCQGIPSEDVSDGSMPSPSNSRNHRRKSSIFSWLRSHRKRQHRNRSQKKSASGRSLPMERQERTSSPPASSELNRNLPSNISMEDLSKSLMESLDTTEICLSLLAKVGKNNDNDAQRVRGGYWSEYPVCMQCCRCLDDSCPHHSSSSANTAMATLTASLCSVDMMLWDEKVKLKVGLLFELSVGETIVHVWVENVLLPKCGSEEDCEECGEPLSRRPKDLEMQEGGSLPTTTPVWPLPPWAQPIPPDALERLQRAGMEPMPQVEYRGLGHGIPELCLLWWRRMKSRVKNRKKVETAEDSREISV